The genomic interval GACTTAATGCTGCAGCCGCTATTGATCTAATTTCTTCAAGTGAGATGAGTCAAATTTTCTTTTTTGACGACTGGAAAAGTGGTGATCACTTTGTAAAACAATTTTTATCTGGTGCTTTTATTTCGATAGTAATGACAGGTCTTGATCAAGATATGATGCAAAAAAACTTGACCTGCCGAAATTTAGGAGATGCGCAGAAAAATATGTTTTGGTTCACCATCGTATTGACCATTGTTAATCTTGTGTTTCTAGGTTTGGGATTACTCCTCACGGTCTATGCATCTCAAAATGGTATTGATGCACAAAGAGACGAGCTGTTCCCTACTATAGCTGTAAATGGCGGTTTAGGTATTGGACTAGCCATCGTATTTTTACTAGGTCTTATAGCCGCAGCTTACTCTAGTGCCGATAGTGCGCTTACTTCCCTTACGACTTCCTTCAGTATTGACATTTTAGAGATTGAAAAAAAGTACGATGCTGTGAAACAAGTAGTCGTTCGAAAGCGCATTCATATCATCATGTCTATAGTATTAGTACTAGTAATCATCATATTCAAATACGTCATTGCCGATGCTACCGTCATTGCAAAACTTTTTACGTTTGCCGGATATACCTACGGTCCGTTGTTAGGTTTATACAGTTTTGGGCTATTTACAAACTGGCAAGTAAAGGACAAACTCGTTCCTGTAATTGCTATTGCATCACCTATACTCGCTTACGTTATCAGTGTATGGTCTGCAACGGTGGGGTTTGAATTCGGTTTCTTTATTTTGATTTTAAATGGTGCACTCACCTTCTTAGGACTCTTACTAATAAAAAGGTAATGGATAGGAGTTATTACGCTTTCGCGAAAGCGTGATGTCAATGTTTAAAATTTCCCAAAGACAATATCCTCTTAAATAAAAAAGCCAGCGTGAGCTGGCTTTTATTCTGTATAGTATCAAAACATTGTTACATATTACGTCGGTACTGCCCTCCTACTTCAAAGAGTGCATTTGTGATCTGTCCTAGTGAACAATACTTCGTCGCTTCCATTAAATGCTCAAAGATATTCTCGTTTTGAATTGCAGCATTTTGAATATTCTTGATTGACTGATCTATCTTTTCTGCTTGTGCTTCGTGGAGGTTTTCTAGCATCTCAATTTGATATTGCTTTTCTTCTTCCGTTGCACGAATAACTTCTGCAGGTCTAACGGTTGGACTTCCTTTACTGCTCAAGAACGTATTTACACCAATAATCGGGAAATCACC from Dokdonia sp. Hel_I_53 carries:
- a CDS encoding sodium:solute symporter — translated: MQPIYILLLIAGYFGILMLISYLTGKGDSNTDFFKAGKQSPWYLVAFGMIGASLSGVTFISVPGWIEESSFSYFQVVLGYTVGYAVIGLVLLPLYYKLNLTSIYTYLEGRFGSYSYKTGASFFLLSRIIGASFRLYLVANVLQLLVFDEMGVPFAVTVTITILLIWLYTFKAGIKTIVWTDTLQTLFMLIAVGVAIYFVSDEMGLNAAAAIDLISSSEMSQIFFFDDWKSGDHFVKQFLSGAFISIVMTGLDQDMMQKNLTCRNLGDAQKNMFWFTIVLTIVNLVFLGLGLLLTVYASQNGIDAQRDELFPTIAVNGGLGIGLAIVFLLGLIAAAYSSADSALTSLTTSFSIDILEIEKKYDAVKQVVVRKRIHIIMSIVLVLVIIIFKYVIADATVIAKLFTFAGYTYGPLLGLYSFGLFTNWQVKDKLVPVIAIASPILAYVISVWSATVGFEFGFFILILNGALTFLGLLLIKR